One Panicum virgatum strain AP13 chromosome 9K, P.virgatum_v5, whole genome shotgun sequence genomic region harbors:
- the LOC120649775 gene encoding YTH domain-containing protein ECT4-like isoform X1 codes for MATVAPAPTVADQATNLMQKLSLESKKDGSSAAKKPSGLPYGSANAGDAQSAASQVDRSITPLLQEAMDPNFFYQPSGYASPAYYYPSGYDGSANEWDSRYAGHEGMEMPPQSVYGDMYHGYGYAPYGPYPSGSPVPSAGHDVQSYVSQQYQYPTQYYQPPTSANSTHVVNGASSQPELPSVVSQQTRVLVDATKASANGMPSANNSSLPHKQTHLNVPVANNGSYGRGPMQGGGPSASNYGHSGLRSPAQWYDGPVYSNGHQRPTASSTSYRSNSSSVRNQSQRPTTNLTGMHAQMPSSGMGLTSPSYPSRMCPDNRLFGQYGQYGNTLKGGLGFGSNVYNSRNNGRWGVVDTKYKPRGRAPFGFAGENQDGFTELNRGPRSGGFKHQKQFGPTVTIVVKGQALPSPGKQNSTLPDKGQYNQEGFPVAYKDAKIFVIKSYSEDDVHKSIKYNVWASTPNGNKKLDAGYREAQEKSSDCPVFLFFSVNTSGQFVGVAEMVGPVDFDKTVEYWQQDKWNGCFPLKWHIVKDVPNNILKHITLDNNDNKPVTNSRDTQEVKLEQGLEMLKIFKEHVSKTSILDDFGFYENRQKLMQEKRAKQQSLQGQMSDVSREKDKDATDGKPGAQKNVLSKDGALAEEVANASKPVAESGISNGN; via the exons ATGGCGACTGTTGCTCCTGCCCCGACCGTGGCAGACC AGGCCACCAATCTCATGCAGAAGCTGTCTCTGGAGAGCAAGAAGGATGGCTCCAGCGCTGCCAAAAAG CCTTCTGGGTTGCCATATGGATCTGCCAACGCTGGAGATGCACAGAGTGCTGCTTCCCAGGTGGACAGGTCGATAACTCCTCTACTGCAAGAGGCCATGGATCCTAACTTCTTCTACCAGCCCAGTGGATATGCCTCTCCAGCCTATTACTATCCTAGTG GTTATGATGGCTCAGCCAATGAGTGGGACTCAAGGTATGCTGGTCATGAAGGAATGGAGATGCCCCCT CAGAGTGTGTACGGCGACATGTACCATGGATATGGCTATGCTCCATACGGCCCATATCCTTCGGGTTCTCCTGTACCAAGTGCTGGGCATGATGTCCAGTCATATGTCTCTCAGCAATATCAGTACCCGACTCAATATTATCAGCCACCAACCTCAGCGAATTCAACCCATGTTGTAAATGGCGCCAGTTCTCAACCTGAACTGCCTTCTGTTGTCAGTCAACAGACACGTGTTTTGGTAGATGCAACAAAAGCAAGTGCAAATGGTATGCCGAGTGCTAACAACAGCTCGCTGCCACATAAGCAGACCCACCTGAATGTTCCAGTAGCGAATAATGGTTCATATGGAAGAGGACCTATGCAAGGTGGTGGACCTTCTGCAAGCAATTATGGTCACAGCGGTCTTCGTTCTCCAGCTCAATGGTACGATGGGCCAGTTTACTCAAATGGGCATCAAAGACCAACTGCCAGTTCTACATCTTACCGTTCCAATTCATCTTCTGTGAGAAATCAGAGCCAGCGTCCAACAACAAACCTCACG GGTATGCATGCGCAGATGCCTTCGTCTGGGATGGGTCTGACCTCACCTAGCTATCCTTCTAGGATGTGCCCCGACAACAGATTATTTGGACAGTATGGTCAGTATGGAAACACGCTGAAAGGTGGGCTTGGTTTCGGATCAAATGTGTATAACTCAAGAAACAATGGAAGGTGGGGAGTCGTAGATACCAAATATAAGCCTAGAGGGCGTGCACCTTTTGGTTTTGCTGGTGAGAATCAAGATGGCTTTACCGAGCTGAACAGAGGACCAAGATCTGGTGGTTTCAAGCACCAAAAACAGTTTGGGCCTACTGTCACTATTGTTGTGAAGGGCCAGGCCCTCCCTTCACCTGGAAAACAGAACAGCACTCTTCCAGACAAAGGCCAATATAACCAGGAAGGGTTTCCTGTAGCCTACAAGGATGCAAAAATTTTCGTTATCAAATCATATAGTGAAGATGATGTGCACAAGAGTATTAAATACAATGTGTGGGCTAGCACTCCTAATGGAAATAAGAAGCTTGATGCTGGATACCGAGAGGCTCAGGAGAAATCCAGTGACTGCCCAGTGTTCTTGTTTTTCTCT GTGAACACAAGTGGTCAGTTTGTTGGTGTTGCTGAAATGGTTGGCCCTGTTGACTTCGATAAGACTGTGGAGTATTGGCAACAAGACAAGTGGAATGGTTGTTTTCCACTCAAGTGGCACATAGTCAAGGATGTGCCCAACAACATCTTGAAGCACATTACGCTGGATAACAATGATAATAAGCCTGTTACAAACAGCCGCGACACACAAGAG GTTAAGCTTGAGCAAGGTCTTGAAATGTTGAAGATTTTCAAAGAACATGTTAGCAAAACCTCAATTTTGGACGATTTTGGTTTTTACGAGAATCGCCAAAAATTGATGCAGGAAAAGAGAGCAAAGCAGCAATCGCTTCAAGGGCAG ATGAGCGATGTTTCTCGAGAGAAAGACAAGGATGCAACTGATGGCAAACCAGGGGCACAGAAAAATGTATTGAGTAAGGATGGCGCTCTTGCTGAGGAAGTGGCAAATGCCTCCAAACCTGTAGCTGAAAGTGGCATATCAAATGGCAACTAA
- the LOC120649775 gene encoding YTH domain-containing protein ECT4-like isoform X2, protein MATVAPAPTVADQATNLMQKLSLESKKDGSSAAKKPSGLPYGSANAGDAQSAASQVDRSITPLLQEAMDPNFFYQPSGYASPAYYYPSGYDGSANEWDSRYAGHEGMEMPPSVYGDMYHGYGYAPYGPYPSGSPVPSAGHDVQSYVSQQYQYPTQYYQPPTSANSTHVVNGASSQPELPSVVSQQTRVLVDATKASANGMPSANNSSLPHKQTHLNVPVANNGSYGRGPMQGGGPSASNYGHSGLRSPAQWYDGPVYSNGHQRPTASSTSYRSNSSSVRNQSQRPTTNLTGMHAQMPSSGMGLTSPSYPSRMCPDNRLFGQYGQYGNTLKGGLGFGSNVYNSRNNGRWGVVDTKYKPRGRAPFGFAGENQDGFTELNRGPRSGGFKHQKQFGPTVTIVVKGQALPSPGKQNSTLPDKGQYNQEGFPVAYKDAKIFVIKSYSEDDVHKSIKYNVWASTPNGNKKLDAGYREAQEKSSDCPVFLFFSVNTSGQFVGVAEMVGPVDFDKTVEYWQQDKWNGCFPLKWHIVKDVPNNILKHITLDNNDNKPVTNSRDTQEVKLEQGLEMLKIFKEHVSKTSILDDFGFYENRQKLMQEKRAKQQSLQGQMSDVSREKDKDATDGKPGAQKNVLSKDGALAEEVANASKPVAESGISNGN, encoded by the exons ATGGCGACTGTTGCTCCTGCCCCGACCGTGGCAGACC AGGCCACCAATCTCATGCAGAAGCTGTCTCTGGAGAGCAAGAAGGATGGCTCCAGCGCTGCCAAAAAG CCTTCTGGGTTGCCATATGGATCTGCCAACGCTGGAGATGCACAGAGTGCTGCTTCCCAGGTGGACAGGTCGATAACTCCTCTACTGCAAGAGGCCATGGATCCTAACTTCTTCTACCAGCCCAGTGGATATGCCTCTCCAGCCTATTACTATCCTAGTG GTTATGATGGCTCAGCCAATGAGTGGGACTCAAGGTATGCTGGTCATGAAGGAATGGAGATGCCCCCT AGTGTGTACGGCGACATGTACCATGGATATGGCTATGCTCCATACGGCCCATATCCTTCGGGTTCTCCTGTACCAAGTGCTGGGCATGATGTCCAGTCATATGTCTCTCAGCAATATCAGTACCCGACTCAATATTATCAGCCACCAACCTCAGCGAATTCAACCCATGTTGTAAATGGCGCCAGTTCTCAACCTGAACTGCCTTCTGTTGTCAGTCAACAGACACGTGTTTTGGTAGATGCAACAAAAGCAAGTGCAAATGGTATGCCGAGTGCTAACAACAGCTCGCTGCCACATAAGCAGACCCACCTGAATGTTCCAGTAGCGAATAATGGTTCATATGGAAGAGGACCTATGCAAGGTGGTGGACCTTCTGCAAGCAATTATGGTCACAGCGGTCTTCGTTCTCCAGCTCAATGGTACGATGGGCCAGTTTACTCAAATGGGCATCAAAGACCAACTGCCAGTTCTACATCTTACCGTTCCAATTCATCTTCTGTGAGAAATCAGAGCCAGCGTCCAACAACAAACCTCACG GGTATGCATGCGCAGATGCCTTCGTCTGGGATGGGTCTGACCTCACCTAGCTATCCTTCTAGGATGTGCCCCGACAACAGATTATTTGGACAGTATGGTCAGTATGGAAACACGCTGAAAGGTGGGCTTGGTTTCGGATCAAATGTGTATAACTCAAGAAACAATGGAAGGTGGGGAGTCGTAGATACCAAATATAAGCCTAGAGGGCGTGCACCTTTTGGTTTTGCTGGTGAGAATCAAGATGGCTTTACCGAGCTGAACAGAGGACCAAGATCTGGTGGTTTCAAGCACCAAAAACAGTTTGGGCCTACTGTCACTATTGTTGTGAAGGGCCAGGCCCTCCCTTCACCTGGAAAACAGAACAGCACTCTTCCAGACAAAGGCCAATATAACCAGGAAGGGTTTCCTGTAGCCTACAAGGATGCAAAAATTTTCGTTATCAAATCATATAGTGAAGATGATGTGCACAAGAGTATTAAATACAATGTGTGGGCTAGCACTCCTAATGGAAATAAGAAGCTTGATGCTGGATACCGAGAGGCTCAGGAGAAATCCAGTGACTGCCCAGTGTTCTTGTTTTTCTCT GTGAACACAAGTGGTCAGTTTGTTGGTGTTGCTGAAATGGTTGGCCCTGTTGACTTCGATAAGACTGTGGAGTATTGGCAACAAGACAAGTGGAATGGTTGTTTTCCACTCAAGTGGCACATAGTCAAGGATGTGCCCAACAACATCTTGAAGCACATTACGCTGGATAACAATGATAATAAGCCTGTTACAAACAGCCGCGACACACAAGAG GTTAAGCTTGAGCAAGGTCTTGAAATGTTGAAGATTTTCAAAGAACATGTTAGCAAAACCTCAATTTTGGACGATTTTGGTTTTTACGAGAATCGCCAAAAATTGATGCAGGAAAAGAGAGCAAAGCAGCAATCGCTTCAAGGGCAG ATGAGCGATGTTTCTCGAGAGAAAGACAAGGATGCAACTGATGGCAAACCAGGGGCACAGAAAAATGTATTGAGTAAGGATGGCGCTCTTGCTGAGGAAGTGGCAAATGCCTCCAAACCTGTAGCTGAAAGTGGCATATCAAATGGCAACTAA